AAATAACATTAGTTTTGCATAGTGCGGACTTATACGCACATGAGGATACCTAAaataggtttgtttgttttttcctgcCCCACAAGATGACTGGAACCTGGGATCCCTGGTACAATGTACTGAATACTTTTGTATAGTGGAAGGGGGAAAGCAATCTTGCCCTATAACCACCCAGATGTCATGATTGTTATTAATCTCAGAGGGTAAACTGCCAGAGTCAGAGTATTTtgaagtgatttctgggtgtctctggcagctgctgcatcctctgcatttgcttacaaggttagcttcctgctgtgcagcctcctgtgtagcttctacactagttccctttcACTCAGTCCCCCCTCACTCTGTTACACTCTGTTTTCACTAGACTAGCTATCctgccattactagcccctcccactctcctcCATCTCCCTATcctagtgatcccacccattactcgCTCCTCCGACCCACCCCCATCTCCCTATCTAACCTATTCCACTCACTGCTAGCAGAGAGGAAGACAGGGAGGAACCATCctcagacacaggaaggcttggtaagtattgatgaggATAGGGAAggaggaagagtaatggtgaagtTCTGTTTCGGAAGAGGTGACACGGAACATCacaggattatcagaaagtgtcactggggcagtcacatgacctatccagggatatgggtactTATAGATttgtgggggggttagtttaggggttcttagtttatcctggaaacccctttaacactatgCAATAGTATTGTGCATAGTGAGAAAGGGTTAAAGTGCAGACAATATTACAAACTGTTATTAAAAATATTCATTTTTAATCCTTTATTTTGCATGAGTTTTTAGGCCCATATTAGTTTCCTATTTTCAAATAAGAACATAATGGCTTAGTTAAACTCTATATAATTTTTCCGTCAATCTTCTATTAGTATCTTTGTTATAGAAATTACATTGTAACTCCAATGGGAATTCTCTGTCAGGCACGGTTTCATTATTTCTTGCCATTGCTGATAGAGTGAATTAAACAAGTCCTTTGTTACAGTAAGCTTACTAATACATGCTGTGCTAGTGTAACCAGATGTGACAGAAGTATAGATGAAGACTCCAATGTGAACAGAGCATTAAATAGGTATGTTGGAAAATACGACCACGGGATAGGGGGCGACTGCTGGAATCACCATGGATTATGAGAATGGGGGTCTCGTGTGCCCTGTATGAATGGAGTCCACATGTGCATTCATCTTCAAGGGACTGTCAAACAGTGCTCAGCTATCTCTAGCAATAACTTAGAAATGGAGAACATAAGAGCCCATTTGTTTAATGTGACAGCAATGCTATTTTTTGCCCAAATATTCTCatgtatgtacatatataataacatTGATCTGTATTAGAAATAGTCATGCAACATTGCAGATGGAGGGAACATCACATATATATAGAATGGGGAATAATACCTTCTACAGAGAAATGGTGCTGTAAAGTAAATGAATGCAGTCAGAATGGTGTGACTGTACTGACATTGACAGTCACACTATTGTAGTGTTTCCATCCAAATACACTAGGTATGTGTCTTTGAAAGCACTatgtaggaattttttttatttttatttttttttgctgctttgtCTTAATAGTACTATGTCACCAAATATTTTTAGTGTATGGTAAAACATTTGTAGAGAATGAGTTAAAAAGTGGGTATGAGAATACTGGTAGACATTTAGCCAATCCACCATTCCATGTCTATCGAAATCCAATATAgtgtatttgtattttgtcctATGATGATGGTAGTGCTGCCTTTTATGGACACCAAAGCCAACTGGTTAGTGGCATTACCATTTGTAATCTCTTATACCTTCTTGGCCCCAAACCCCCTGTTCTCTAAAGCTCTATCTGATTTGAGTAAAAATCTGCAATGGCATACATTAGGGCTAGTTAGTGGTCAGGAAACCAAAAAATACAGTTAGTGCTAAGCACCATGAGATGGCCCAGTGGGGGCTGTGTTTCCATATCAAGTATCTATATGAATAGACTTTATATAGTGCCAAGTAAGGTGAGTACATGGAGTACTATGTTTGAACTGACTTTGTATGCTgtacccaccacctgcactgtgGTAACTTACACTGCACACTTTCTACCATATATCATTACATTGGTGATATATTTACTCTGATGGTGCTAGAAGAACGTAGATGGAGCCAGAGGAACGTACACCCCCAATTGGCTCAGTGATCCCTGTTTATTGACTTTGCTCCTATCAGTTCACAATGCTAATATTGTCATACTGTATTTGGATGGGCACTTAATATGATTCCTACACATACATCACACCAGTAGGTTTCAGTGTCCGTATGTACTATATTTTGTTGTATTATAATTTTTTCAATACTGATATATACTGTACCATTATTTTCAGGGACTTGAATAGAGTTCAGAGGGCCCCATAACTAAGTCAAAGATGGAACCCGGCCATCTAGTTTACAGCTGTATTACTGAAAAGACACATTGCCATTTTCCATATAGAAGCCATATAGAAGTGCTATGTACAAAGCATTGTCTTTCATACATTGCAGTGACACACCTCAGTGACACACCTCAGTTCCTAGACCCCATAGCAATTGTTTTGGCTATAGTCACACCTATGATTGTGGTACAGTaaatcttatacatattatatgccTTAAACATCCATTTTTGTGCACAAAACTATTATCTAGTACCAATTTAAGAACTCAGTGTattttgtagggttaaaatacctACATTTTGCTTTATTTAGCTCCTTTAGCGCTCCAGTCTAGTCCCTGGTCGTGTCACATGACCAGCAAACAGACTTGCATGTCTGCTTTTTGCTTTGTGGCAGCCAAATGTGCGCAAACCATTCTCTAATACCAGTTTAaaaaaagaactttttttttttttgcaccctcCCCATTTGTTATTGTTAGAGCAAGTCTGGCTGTGCATTTATAATTCGCACATTTGGCTTTATTTAGCTACGTTTGCACTTCAGTCCAGTCCCTGACCATGACATATGACCGGCAAAcagacttacagtcctatgaaaaagtttgggcacccctattaatcttaatcatttttagttctaaatattttggtgtttataacagccatttcagtttgatatatctaataactgatggacacagtaatatttcaggattgaaatgaggtttattgtactaacagaaaatgtgcaatatgcattaaaccaaaatttgaccggtgcaaaagtatgggcacctcaacagaaaagtgacattaatatttagtagatcctccttttgcaaagataacagcctctagtcgcttcctgtagcttttaatcagttcctggatcctggatgaaggtattttggacaaacaattcaagttcagttaagttagatggtcgccgagcatggacagcccgcttcaaatcatcccacagatgttcaatgatattcaggtctggggactgggatggccattccagaacattgtaattgttcctctgcatgaatgcctgaggatttggagcggtgttttggatcattgtcttgctgaaatatccatccccggcgtaacttcaacttcgtcactgattcttgaacattattctcaagaatctgctgatactgagtggaatccatgcgactctcaactttaacaagattcccgatgccggcattggccacacagccccaaagcatgatggaacctccaccaaattttacagtgggtagcatgtgtttttcttggaatgctgtttctttttggacgccatgcataacgcctttttttttataaccaaacaactcaatttttgtttccaaaatgaagctgccttgtccaaatgtgctttttcatacctcaggcaactctatttgtggcgtacgtgcagaaacggcttctttctcatcactctcccatacagcttctatttgtgcaaagtgcgctgtatagttgaccgatgcacagtgacaccatctgcagcaagatgatgctgcagctctttggaggtggtctgtggattgtccttgactgttctcaccattcttcttctctgcctttctgatatttttcttggcctgccacttctgggcttaacaagaactgtccctgtgctcttccatttccttactatgttcctcacagtggaaactgacaggttaaatctctgagacaactttttgtatccttcccctgaacaactatgttgaacaatctttgttttcagatcatttgagagttgttttgagtagcccatgatgccactcttcagaggagattcaaataggagatcaacttgcaattggccaccttaaataccttttcttatgattggatacatctggctatgaagttcaaagctcactgaggttacaaaaccaattttgtgcttcagtaagtcagtaaaaagtagttaggggaattcaaatcaataaaatgataagggtgcccatacttttgcaccggccaaattttggtttaatgcatattacacattttctgttagtacaataaacctcatttcaatcctgaaatattactgtgtccatcagttattagatatatcaaactgaaatggctgttgcaaacaccaaaatatttagaacaaaaaatgattaagattaataggggtgcccaaactttttcataggactgtacatattcaTACTGCATCTTATGGGTGAAGCAAAATCTAGATTTCCCATCTCTTATAAGATGCTTGGTcagtctcataggaatgaatagggaCACTGTCTTCCAGTTCACACATAAGATGCAGTGCGATTTGGCAAGTCCCGTTGCTGGTCATGTGGCATGGCCAGGGACCAGACCAGAGTGAATAAAGCAAAATATACGTATATAAACCACAAACCCCCCTTCAATAACAGACAGGGTTATAAAACCCTTGGGACTTCTACAGGCTACACGCCATGTCAAGTGCTGGTTTTACATATTAAGCAGTAAACCAGAGAAGACAAATTTTCCGCTATAAGACTACTTGCAATATTCTGCTATCTTTCTGCCTTTAGAGGCTCATTCAGTCATCTTTTATGGCTATGAAATAGTCTATGAATATTATGTCATTTATTTCTATATTGGATGACATGTAAATATTCTCTCTAGCCAAGGTGCGAATTGCATTATATCCATGTATTATTGGCCCCCGGGGCAGTACAAGTTGGAAGGTGATCAGCTAGAAAAGATTAAGAGGAAAGACCTGTAATTTGTTGTAAAAGGAGAACTATGTACGCTGTGTAATTTGGCAGATCAGTATGTCGGAGCTCTTACTACAGGCATTTGCATGTTTTCTATGATCTTTTTTGACAAAGCTATCAAACCAAGCCCTGTCTACCTGCAGGCAGGTAATAAAACAAAGATACTAGTTACTTGTTAGAGCCTTTCGAGGTATAATAAAACAAGAAAGCACGTTACATTAAAAAGTAGGCAGCCCTTAAAGGGAGTGACTTCAAGAGGGAGTGGAAGGACTGAGGTTAACCCAAGATCTTTAAAAGCAGAACAAGGACAAGACAAATCCAAGATAAAAGAATCTTATCTCAGGGCTTGACttgaatagtgagcacagctgccATGAGCCTCATAGAGTCAGACTTCTCCGACGATGATTTAGaaatagaagatggaggcgaacAGTCTCTACAGAAATTGCAAACGCAAGAAAGTGAGAGTGAAGTCGAAGACGCCAAACCAAAGAAAAGGACCAGGCCAGTGAGGTCAAAGGCCAGGCGGatagcagccaatgtcagagaaaGGAAGAGGATCCTGGACTACAATCAGGCCTTCAATGCTTTACGACTGGCCCTTAAACATGACTTGAATGGGAAAAGGCTATCTAAGATAGCAACTCTGAAGAGAGCCATCAATAGGATATCTACTCTCTCCATGTTCCTGCACTCAAGTTCAGAGCAAAAATGGGCCTGCAACCACACAGAATGCCATCTTCAACATGAAAGGCACAGGCAACCAGAGATCAATGATGGAAGCCCTCAGGCCTACATAACGCCACCTCAGCCGCATCAAGACGGACACTCTGAACCTAGCTATGGGGAGCCCGTACATCTGCACTCTCCTTACTACACTAGACATTCACCCGAGGAGACTTATTTACAGTGCCAATATGGAAGCCCAACAGAGGACAATTCAATGCCAAGCTCCCCCTACTCTTACTATGCACATGGTGGCTACAGCCTTGGAGTGAGGGGCACCTGCTTCCCTCATCAGATGGACAATCTTTCAGAACATTCCCCTGGACCATTTCCATGGCAGTTTGGTTACTTACAAGCATCGGGCTACCAACATTCACTTCCCATGCACTAAGATGAAGTCCTGCAACATGTTCTCATGGACACATGCCAAAACCGCCCTATAAAAAATAAGTCTGACATATAATATTTGGCTGAGCAGAATGGTAATGTGAACTTGTAAAACCAGTCCGTTGTATCATGGGTTATGATTTGGGGGGTTGtgaactgtttttattttttatttttttttattatgtttcataACATGGGCTGCTATTGGGATTTGTGATTCTGAAGAATCTCTAACAACAGACTTGCCTTTTAGAATATGAACCACGTATGGGGtgcattttttttgtattcaGTTACTGTCATTGGTAGTTTGTATAATGTGTAAATCACAGCAAATACTTACAAGGATCCCAGTGTAAACCCTCAGTATAGCTCTTTGTAAAGCTGgataatacttaaaaaaaatgtaaccaaaacttgaaaaaatctgtttttttatgGAGATTTGTTGTGTAACATTTAAATTTCTAGACGCCTGGACCTCAAAATATGTGACATTCTCCATTCGTGAACTTTTATTGGCAGTATTTGAAGATGAATTGTCAGATCTTGCAGATAATCTTAGCAGAAGTAAACTAGTACACTATCTAGAGATGTACTAAATGTTAACATTGCTGTAACTCTTTGGGACAGGATTATTTATGGATTTTGATACCTCTATAGGAAATTTAGCTTCAGGTTTATGTGAAGtcccttatacagtcatagaataataaagtcagctctgctacttctgtaTGCATTGTGTACACTGTGTTTAGTGGGTATTCTGTAGAGCCCTGTACTCTGCCGTCTCACTAAGGTCTCAGTATCCGGTCTCTGTTACCCAGATCCACATAAACTACAAACCTCACCTTTGGTCTTGACCTCTTCACTCTATCAGTATTATTGCAGGTATTCCTTTGTAAGACTGATTGTTGTTTTGCCTTTTCTATATGGAAATATCCTTATATGTTGAATGGACTTTACATTTTGTATGTTTTACATGTGCAAACCAATGTTGGGTCACTGCCAGCATGATATGATATATTCGCCTCCCTGCTATCTGTAGGTCTATTGTACTT
This sequence is a window from Leptodactylus fuscus isolate aLepFus1 chromosome 2, aLepFus1.hap2, whole genome shotgun sequence. Protein-coding genes within it:
- the BHLHA9 gene encoding class A basic helix-loop-helix protein 9 — protein: MSLIESDFSDDDLEIEDGGEQSLQKLQTQESESEVEDAKPKKRTRPVRSKARRIAANVRERKRILDYNQAFNALRLALKHDLNGKRLSKIATLKRAINRISTLSMFLHSSSEQKWACNHTECHLQHERHRQPEINDGSPQAYITPPQPHQDGHSEPSYGEPVHLHSPYYTRHSPEETYLQCQYGSPTEDNSMPSSPYSYYAHGGYSLGVRGTCFPHQMDNLSEHSPGPFPWQFGYLQASGYQHSLPMH